The genomic DNA TGGTTGCTGCCAGCAGAAGTTGGGCCGCTTTGCGCCCAATTGCGGCCCCATCAATGCGGATCGTGGTAAGGCCGATCCCCGCGTCGCCCACGTCCTCCACATCGCCAAATCCGGTGATCGCTAGTCGCTGGGGCACGCTCAAGCCGCGCCGCCCAGCCTCGCAGAAGGCACCCAGCCCAAGGGCGTCGGAGGCACAGAGCACCGCGTCCGTGTCGGGCCACTTTTCGAGAATCCATTCAAGGCCGATGGCACCAAGATCCGGGCCTGTCTGGCCCGGCTCTGGCGTAAGCTTCAAAAGGCGCGGGGCGTGGCCCGGTACGGCCTCGGCATAGCCTTCGGCACGAAGCTGGGCACGCGTATCTCCGGGGCGCTCAGTGGAGAGCATGGCAATGGCCCGGCGACCGGTTTGCACAAGATGCTCCGTCATCGCCCGGCCAGCGGCGCGGTTGGAAAAGCCGACAGCTGCGAAGATGGGCTTTTCAGGCAACTCCCAGAGTTCGACAGTTGGCAGGCGAGAAAGGAGCGTCCGGGTGCCTTCGGTGTGCTCCGAACTGGTCACCACCATCGCGTCGGGGCGGCGGCCCATCAGGGTCGCCACCAGCCCGGCCTCGGTTTCTGGCGCATATTGCGCTGTGCCGAGCAGCAGTTGCATGCCCTCCGGCGCGAGGCCTTCTGACAGCCCCCGGATGGTTGAAGCAAAGACTGGCTGGTCCAAGGTGGAAACCACCGCTCCCACCATCTTCGAACGCTGCGATGAAAGTGCCCCGGCGGTATCGTCTCGCACGTAGCCCAGCGCGGCCACTGCAGCCTCTACCTTCTCACGCGTCTCCGCCGAAACCTTCTGGGGTGTTGAAAGCGCACGCGAGACAGTGATTTTGCCAACGCCCGCCGCACGGGCCACATCGCCCATCGTCACCCATTTCTTTGTCATGCGAACCCCGTTGTTGACGACACGGAGATAGCGATGGTATCGATACCACGCAAGACATGGTATCGATACCATGCTTAGGGAGGAGACGCACGATGCTTACTCAGGATCAAAAAGAATTTTATGATGAGAACGGCTACCTGATGGTCGAGGACGTGGTAACGCCCGATCAATTGGCCAAGCTGCAAACGATCACCCGCGAGATGATTGATGCGGCCCGCCCGCTAAAAGAGAGCGACGAGCGGTACGATCTGGATGAAGGTCACACCGCCGAAAACCCGCGCCTGACCCGGATCAAGCTACCGCACATGCAAAACCCCTACTTCTGGGAAATCCTCACCCAAAGCCGGGTGACAGAAGTGCTAAATGGTCTGCTCGGCCCCAACACCCTGATCAACACCTCCAAGCTCAACACCAAAGCGCCCGGCGGCGGGGCAGCGGTGGAATGGCATCAGGATTGGGCCTTCTACCCGCACACCAACGATGATCTGCTCGCC from Oceanicola sp. D3 includes the following:
- a CDS encoding LacI family DNA-binding transcriptional regulator produces the protein MTKKWVTMGDVARAAGVGKITVSRALSTPQKVSAETREKVEAAVAALGYVRDDTAGALSSQRSKMVGAVVSTLDQPVFASTIRGLSEGLAPEGMQLLLGTAQYAPETEAGLVATLMGRRPDAMVVTSSEHTEGTRTLLSRLPTVELWELPEKPIFAAVGFSNRAAGRAMTEHLVQTGRRAIAMLSTERPGDTRAQLRAEGYAEAVPGHAPRLLKLTPEPGQTGPDLGAIGLEWILEKWPDTDAVLCASDALGLGAFCEAGRRGLSVPQRLAITGFGDVEDVGDAGIGLTTIRIDGAAIGRKAAQLLLAATTGQALPETRIDMGFTLTRRASS